The following proteins are encoded in a genomic region of Hoeflea phototrophica DFL-43:
- a CDS encoding MAPEG family protein translates to MTAVTITPIYAAAIALLMAALSTWTGVMRGKTGVALGDGGNAAMALAIRRFGNLSEYAAVAILLLLLMELRGIEDHLLHAYGIVLVLLRLIHPIVLFDDTNAPAWKKAGRFVSAAGTAALLIIGAVTLIM, encoded by the coding sequence ATGACAGCGGTAACAATTACACCGATCTACGCGGCGGCGATTGCACTGCTCATGGCGGCGCTGTCAACGTGGACGGGAGTCATGCGCGGGAAAACCGGGGTGGCCCTGGGGGATGGCGGCAACGCTGCGATGGCCCTGGCCATAAGGCGGTTCGGCAATCTGTCGGAATATGCGGCAGTCGCAATCCTCTTGTTGCTGCTGATGGAGCTTCGGGGAATAGAGGATCATCTGCTCCATGCCTACGGCATCGTATTGGTGCTGCTGAGGCTCATTCACCCGATTGTCCTGTTCGACGATACGAACGCACCCGCTTGGAAGAAGGCCGGGCGATTTGTATCGGCCGCCGGAACTGCTGCACTTCTGATTATCGGTGCGGTGACCCTGATTATGTAG
- a CDS encoding LacI family DNA-binding transcriptional regulator has translation MNLKQLSQLLDLSQTTISRALNGYPEVNEKTRLRVLEAAQSHGYKPNSNARKLATGKAGSIGYVLPVGRNVDLDPHFVEFLSGLGEHALSHEIDLSLTPAPYERETEAYGRIAASRSVDGVYLSSMRNDDQRIALMKKLGVPFLAHGRALKPADGYAFMDIDNEGAFHDATRLLLQLGHRRLAFINGDTDFSFAVHRLNGVKRAMTAFGLTPDALVAHSAAMNEENGYNLTMSLFAGCDASTRPTGILSASMFTTLGIVRALNQLGLRMPDDVSVISHDDVFPFLKPESFSVQQTTTRSSIRAAGARICARLVDIISGVEREPVQEIWPVELIVRASTGPAPAERKPVRSRSPQAAE, from the coding sequence GTGAACCTTAAACAACTCTCCCAACTGCTGGATCTTTCCCAGACGACGATCAGCCGTGCCCTCAACGGCTATCCCGAAGTCAATGAGAAAACACGTCTGCGGGTGCTCGAGGCCGCGCAAAGCCACGGCTACAAACCCAATTCGAATGCGCGCAAGCTGGCAACCGGCAAGGCCGGCTCGATCGGTTATGTGCTGCCGGTGGGCCGCAATGTCGATCTGGACCCGCATTTTGTCGAATTCCTGTCAGGCCTGGGCGAACATGCGCTGTCGCATGAGATCGACCTGTCGCTGACCCCTGCCCCCTATGAGCGCGAGACCGAAGCCTATGGGCGGATCGCGGCGAGCCGTTCGGTGGACGGGGTCTATCTCTCCTCGATGCGCAATGATGACCAGCGCATTGCGCTGATGAAGAAACTGGGCGTTCCGTTTCTGGCCCATGGCCGGGCACTGAAACCGGCCGATGGCTACGCCTTCATGGACATCGACAATGAAGGCGCGTTTCACGACGCGACGCGGCTGCTGCTGCAACTGGGCCACCGGCGGCTGGCCTTCATCAATGGCGATACGGATTTCAGCTTTGCCGTGCACCGGCTCAACGGTGTCAAACGGGCGATGACAGCCTTCGGGCTGACGCCGGACGCACTGGTCGCCCATTCGGCTGCGATGAATGAGGAGAACGGCTACAATCTGACGATGTCCCTGTTTGCCGGCTGCGATGCCAGCACGCGGCCAACCGGCATCCTCAGCGCCTCGATGTTCACCACGCTGGGGATCGTTCGCGCGCTCAACCAGCTGGGGCTGCGAATGCCCGATGACGTCTCGGTGATCTCCCATGACGACGTGTTCCCGTTTTTGAAACCGGAAAGCTTTTCGGTGCAGCAGACCACCACGCGCTCCTCGATCCGGGCGGCGGGCGCACGCATCTGCGCTCGCCTCGTCGACATCATCTCCGGCGTAGAGCGCGAACCGGTGCAGGAAATCTGGCCGGTGGAACTGATCGTGCGGGCCTCGACCGGCCCCGCGCCGGCGGAGCGGAAACCGGTCCGCAGCAGATCACCGCAAGCAGCGGAGTAG
- a CDS encoding ABC transporter substrate-binding protein, with protein sequence MKKMLLLSAAAAALTMGTAFAADLKFTPGEGDFNWESYEALKALQLDGEEVTVFGPWLGPDQEFAESVLAYFAEATGADVKYVGSDSFEQQIMIDAEAGSAPNIAVFPQPGLAADMARRGFLSPLPEGTGDWVRENYAAGQSWVDLGTYAGQDGSDNLYGFFYKVDVKSLVWYIPENFEDAGYEIPQSMEELKALTEQIVADGDTPWCIGLGSGGATGWPATDWVEDMMLRTQTPDVYDKWVSNEVKFTDPAVIGAIEEFGWFARNDAFVAGGAGAVATTDFRDSPKGLFSSPPQCYMHHQASFIPAFFPEGTQVGTDADFFYMPAYEGKDLGKPVLGAGTLWAITNDSPGAQALIEFLKSPIAHEVWMAQKGFLTPHKGVNTALFSDPTLKKMNDVLLGATTFRFDGSDLMPGGVGAGSFWTGMVDYTGGRSAEDVADSIQKSWDSLK encoded by the coding sequence ATGAAAAAGATGCTTCTGCTAAGCGCCGCAGCCGCTGCGCTGACCATGGGAACGGCGTTTGCCGCCGATCTCAAGTTCACGCCCGGCGAGGGGGATTTCAACTGGGAGAGCTATGAAGCCCTCAAGGCCCTCCAGCTCGATGGTGAGGAAGTCACCGTATTCGGCCCATGGCTCGGGCCGGACCAGGAATTCGCCGAGTCGGTGCTGGCCTATTTCGCCGAAGCCACCGGCGCGGACGTGAAATATGTCGGCTCCGACAGCTTCGAGCAGCAGATCATGATCGATGCGGAAGCCGGCTCGGCTCCGAACATTGCTGTCTTCCCGCAGCCCGGCCTCGCCGCCGACATGGCCAGGCGCGGCTTCCTGTCGCCATTGCCTGAAGGCACCGGTGACTGGGTCAGGGAAAACTACGCTGCCGGCCAGTCCTGGGTCGATCTGGGCACCTATGCCGGCCAGGACGGTTCGGACAATCTCTACGGCTTTTTCTACAAGGTCGATGTGAAGTCGCTGGTCTGGTACATTCCGGAGAACTTTGAGGATGCGGGTTATGAAATTCCCCAATCCATGGAAGAGCTCAAGGCGCTGACCGAACAGATTGTCGCCGATGGCGATACGCCCTGGTGCATTGGCCTGGGATCGGGGGGTGCCACCGGCTGGCCGGCGACCGACTGGGTCGAAGACATGATGCTGCGCACCCAGACCCCGGATGTCTACGACAAATGGGTCTCCAACGAGGTCAAGTTCACCGACCCGGCCGTCATCGGCGCGATTGAGGAATTCGGCTGGTTCGCCCGCAATGACGCCTTTGTCGCCGGCGGTGCAGGCGCGGTCGCCACCACCGATTTCCGCGACAGCCCGAAGGGTCTCTTCTCCTCGCCGCCGCAGTGCTACATGCACCACCAGGCTTCCTTCATCCCCGCCTTCTTCCCCGAAGGCACCCAGGTTGGCACCGATGCGGATTTCTTCTACATGCCCGCCTATGAAGGCAAGGATCTCGGCAAGCCGGTTCTCGGTGCAGGCACATTGTGGGCCATCACCAATGACAGCCCCGGCGCCCAGGCGCTGATCGAGTTCCTCAAGTCGCCGATCGCGCATGAGGTCTGGATGGCACAGAAGGGCTTCCTGACTCCTCACAAGGGCGTCAACACGGCCCTGTTCAGCGACCCGACCCTCAAGAAGATGAATGACGTGCTGCTCGGCGCGACCACGTTCCGCTTCGACGGCTCCGACCTGATGCCAGGCGGCGTTGGCGCCGGCTCCTTCTGGACCGGTATGGTCGATTACACCGGCGGCCGGTCTGCCGAAGATGTGGCCGACTCTATCCAGAAATCCTGGGACTCGCTCAAATAG
- a CDS encoding carbohydrate ABC transporter permease, which produces MHPAIQGIITIIVGVGGCIGYFYFSNQFLDKVLFPATGKNAGRNINRANQIRPWLFLFPALFALGLYLAYPVFATLWLSVTDRDAGGAFVGLANYSKMFGDVKFWEAVSNNMLWLIIVPAFSTGFGLLAAQLTDRIGWGGIAKSLIFMPMAISFVGAAVIWKLVYDTRPADQDQIGVLNAVWLSFGEGSFSTLILKILPLLLLAVFILAIAYAIYQTLRPLLGREKGHGESHWWGLLLQIVGAIIGAWLIWQTLGAILSLISATLPYGEPQTWLTIPFWNSIFLMTVLIWIQTGFAMVILSAALRGIPEETVEAAVIDGANPFQIFFKIKVPQIMSTIVVVWTTITIVVLKVFDIVFAMTNGQWETQVLANYMYDKLFRANDWGVGSASAMIIMLLVTPILVWNVYNARKETR; this is translated from the coding sequence ATGCATCCGGCAATTCAGGGTATTATCACCATCATCGTCGGCGTCGGCGGATGCATTGGATATTTCTATTTTTCCAATCAGTTCCTCGACAAGGTCCTCTTCCCCGCCACCGGCAAGAATGCCGGACGCAACATCAACCGGGCCAATCAGATAAGGCCCTGGCTGTTTCTGTTTCCCGCACTTTTCGCGCTCGGCCTCTATCTCGCCTATCCGGTGTTCGCCACGCTGTGGCTGTCGGTCACCGACCGTGATGCCGGTGGCGCCTTTGTCGGCCTCGCCAATTACTCCAAGATGTTCGGCGACGTGAAATTCTGGGAAGCCGTGAGCAACAACATGCTCTGGCTGATCATCGTGCCGGCCTTCTCAACCGGCTTCGGCCTGCTTGCGGCTCAGCTCACCGACCGCATCGGCTGGGGCGGCATCGCCAAATCGCTGATTTTCATGCCGATGGCGATTTCCTTTGTCGGCGCCGCGGTCATCTGGAAGCTGGTCTACGACACCCGTCCCGCTGATCAGGATCAGATCGGCGTGCTCAATGCGGTCTGGCTGAGCTTCGGGGAGGGGTCCTTTTCAACGCTCATTCTGAAGATCCTACCTCTGCTTCTGCTGGCCGTCTTCATCCTCGCCATTGCCTATGCCATCTACCAGACACTGCGGCCGCTGCTCGGGCGGGAGAAAGGCCATGGCGAGTCCCACTGGTGGGGACTGCTGCTGCAGATCGTCGGCGCCATTATCGGCGCCTGGCTGATCTGGCAGACACTGGGCGCGATCCTGTCGCTGATCTCCGCCACGCTGCCCTATGGCGAACCCCAGACCTGGCTGACGATCCCGTTCTGGAATTCCATCTTCCTGATGACCGTGCTGATCTGGATCCAGACCGGCTTTGCCATGGTGATCCTGTCGGCGGCCCTGCGCGGCATTCCCGAAGAGACCGTCGAGGCGGCAGTCATTGACGGTGCCAACCCGTTCCAGATCTTCTTCAAGATCAAGGTGCCGCAGATCATGAGCACCATCGTGGTGGTCTGGACCACCATCACCATCGTTGTGCTCAAGGTGTTCGACATCGTCTTCGCCATGACCAACGGGCAATGGGAAACCCAGGTTCTGGCCAACTACATGTACGACAAATTGTTCCGCGCCAATGATTGGGGCGTTGGCTCCGCCAGCGCCATGATCATCATGCTGCTGGTCACCCCGATCCTGGTCTGGAATGTCTACAACGCCCGCAAAGAAACGCGCTGA
- a CDS encoding carbohydrate ABC transporter permease — translation MHASSSKKSPLTWAVHISVVALVALWLFPTVGLFVSSFRTADQIANTGWWMALFTQERQAPAIRIAGNEAEIDGEFVIEGSLFDTTDATISRWGTSSRAPEAYEPGEVVDLRDGQMLSVAVDGAFRLSAPQSFGDGRLPRVFTTATTPPEFTLQNYRFVLFDPSNREGMAKAFFNTLTVTIPATVIPIVIAAFAAYALAWMRFPGRSLLIAAVVGLLVVPLQLALIPLLKLHNDIGIGKGYLGVWLAHTGFGLPLAIYLLRNYMVGLPRDIIENARVDGATDFQIFVKIILPLSFPALASFAIFQFLWTWNDLLVALVFLIDATGETTVMTKQIVELLGTRGGNWEILATSAFVSIAVPLAVFFAMQKYLVRGLLAGSVK, via the coding sequence ATGCACGCATCATCATCGAAAAAATCGCCTCTCACCTGGGCCGTCCACATATCGGTCGTGGCCCTCGTGGCGCTCTGGCTGTTCCCCACCGTCGGCCTGTTCGTGTCCTCGTTCCGCACGGCCGACCAGATCGCCAACACCGGCTGGTGGATGGCGCTGTTCACACAGGAACGTCAGGCACCGGCGATCCGCATCGCAGGCAACGAGGCGGAGATCGACGGCGAATTCGTCATTGAGGGCAGTCTGTTCGACACCACGGATGCCACCATCAGCCGCTGGGGAACCAGTTCGCGCGCGCCCGAAGCCTATGAGCCCGGCGAGGTCGTCGATCTGCGCGATGGCCAGATGCTCAGCGTCGCCGTCGATGGCGCATTCCGCCTCTCGGCGCCGCAGAGCTTCGGTGACGGCCGTCTTCCGCGTGTCTTCACCACGGCCACCACGCCGCCTGAATTCACCTTGCAGAACTACCGGTTCGTGCTGTTCGATCCGAGCAACCGCGAGGGCATGGCCAAGGCCTTCTTCAACACGCTGACAGTCACGATTCCCGCCACCGTGATCCCGATCGTGATCGCCGCCTTTGCCGCCTACGCGCTGGCCTGGATGCGGTTCCCCGGCCGGTCTCTGCTCATTGCCGCGGTTGTCGGCCTGCTGGTGGTGCCGTTGCAACTGGCTCTGATCCCGCTGCTCAAACTGCACAACGACATCGGTATCGGCAAAGGCTATCTGGGGGTGTGGCTCGCCCATACCGGCTTTGGTCTGCCGCTGGCGATCTATCTGTTGCGCAACTACATGGTCGGCCTTCCGCGCGATATCATCGAAAACGCCCGCGTTGATGGTGCCACCGACTTCCAGATTTTCGTCAAGATCATCCTGCCTTTGTCGTTTCCGGCTCTGGCCTCCTTCGCCATCTTCCAGTTCCTGTGGACCTGGAACGATCTTCTCGTCGCGCTCGTCTTCCTGATCGATGCGACAGGCGAAACCACGGTGATGACAAAGCAGATTGTCGAATTGCTGGGCACACGGGGTGGAAACTGGGAGATTCTCGCAACCTCCGCCTTCGTGTCGATTGCGGTCCCGCTGGCGGTGTTCTTCGCCATGCAGAAATATCTCGTGCGCGGCCTTCTGGCCGGGTCCGTGAAATAA
- a CDS encoding alpha-glucosidase: MKTMTLAGKRSQPGSEIIPDADWWRGGVIYQVYPRSYQDTSGDGIGDLIGIAERIGYIASLGVDAIWISPFFTSPMKDFGYDVSDYTNVEPMFGTLGDFDHLVKVAHDHGIRIIIDLVLSHSSDQHPWFIESRLDRTNPKADWYVWSEPKPDGTPPNNWLSIFGGSAWQWDGKREQYYLHNFLTSQPDLNFHNAEVQDALLDVVRFWLDRGVDGFRLDTINFYFHDKELRDNPPLARELRNDSIAPAVNPYNHQLHIYDKNRPENIEFLKRFRALLDEYPGTTAVGEVGDAQSGLQIVADYTSGTDKMHMCYAFEFLSKAPVTVDRVRTVMTDFITAAPEGWACWAFSNHDVIRHATRWGDNVNDRDRFLRLLAGLILSLRGSVCLYQGEELGLTEADLAFEDLQDPYGIQFWPDFKGRDGCRTPMVWSENEQSAGFTIGQPWLPVPPEHRHLAVDAQDHVQGSMLNHYRRLLTFRKAHRPLAKGSLEFHESGDQVLSMVRRDGNEAIFCAFNLSEETQIIARPAGEVEPLDGHGFSGFLRADTIELSPYDAFFARLG; encoded by the coding sequence ATGAAAACCATGACTCTTGCCGGCAAGCGCTCGCAACCCGGCTCCGAAATCATACCGGACGCCGATTGGTGGCGCGGCGGCGTGATCTATCAGGTCTATCCGCGGTCCTATCAGGACACCAGCGGCGACGGGATCGGCGATCTGATCGGCATTGCCGAACGGATCGGCTACATCGCCTCGCTTGGGGTTGATGCAATCTGGATTTCGCCGTTCTTCACCTCGCCGATGAAGGACTTCGGCTACGATGTGTCGGACTACACCAATGTCGAACCCATGTTCGGCACGCTTGGTGACTTCGATCATCTGGTCAAAGTCGCCCACGACCACGGCATCCGCATCATCATCGATCTGGTGCTCTCCCACTCGTCCGACCAGCATCCCTGGTTCATCGAAAGCCGCCTGGACCGCACCAATCCGAAGGCCGACTGGTATGTCTGGTCCGAGCCCAAGCCCGATGGTACCCCGCCCAACAACTGGCTGTCGATCTTCGGCGGATCTGCCTGGCAATGGGATGGCAAGCGCGAGCAGTATTACCTGCACAATTTTCTCACCTCGCAGCCGGATCTGAATTTTCACAACGCGGAAGTCCAGGATGCGCTGCTCGATGTGGTGCGCTTCTGGCTCGACCGGGGCGTCGACGGGTTCCGGCTCGACACCATCAATTTCTACTTCCACGATAAGGAACTGCGCGACAACCCGCCGCTGGCCAGGGAATTGCGCAACGACTCGATTGCCCCGGCGGTCAATCCCTACAATCACCAGCTTCACATCTACGACAAGAACCGTCCGGAAAACATCGAGTTCCTGAAGCGCTTTCGCGCCCTGCTCGATGAGTATCCCGGCACCACGGCAGTGGGCGAAGTCGGCGACGCACAAAGTGGGCTGCAGATCGTTGCCGATTACACATCCGGCACCGACAAGATGCACATGTGCTACGCCTTCGAGTTTCTCTCCAAGGCGCCGGTCACGGTTGATCGTGTCCGCACGGTCATGACCGATTTTATCACTGCCGCCCCTGAAGGTTGGGCCTGCTGGGCGTTCTCCAATCATGATGTCATCCGCCATGCCACCAGATGGGGTGACAACGTCAATGACCGTGACCGCTTCCTGCGCCTGCTTGCCGGCCTGATCCTGTCACTCCGTGGTTCGGTTTGCCTCTACCAGGGCGAGGAACTTGGGCTGACCGAAGCGGATCTGGCGTTTGAGGATCTGCAGGATCCCTACGGCATCCAGTTCTGGCCCGATTTCAAGGGGCGCGATGGCTGCCGGACTCCGATGGTCTGGTCCGAGAACGAACAGAGCGCCGGCTTCACCATCGGCCAGCCCTGGCTTCCCGTGCCCCCCGAACACCGTCATCTCGCGGTCGACGCGCAAGACCATGTTCAGGGGTCGATGCTCAACCACTACCGGCGCCTGCTGACGTTCCGCAAGGCACACCGGCCTTTGGCCAAGGGCAGTCTGGAGTTTCACGAGTCCGGTGATCAGGTGCTTTCGATGGTCCGCCGTGACGGCAATGAAGCAATTTTCTGCGCCTTCAATCTGAGCGAGGAAACCCAGATCATCGCGCGCCCGGCTGGTGAAGTCGAGCCGCTGGACGGCCATGGATT